One Nicotiana tomentosiformis chromosome 4, ASM39032v3, whole genome shotgun sequence genomic window carries:
- the LOC104109008 gene encoding uncharacterized protein, with protein MENQEVEDIQPPVHVKDQFDEVAPRPANRIIRDYARPDSFNCESSVRKPPVAANNFEIRTVLIQTIQQSCIFSRDASEDPHGHLIDFLKLVETTKYNGVPHEAIKLRLFPFSLKGDAKTWLRSFPQGSITTWDQMTQKFF; from the coding sequence ATGGagaatcaagaagtagaagacaTTCAACCACCAGTCCATGTAAAGGATCAATTTGATGAAGTAGCACCAAGACCAGCAAATAGAATCATTAGGGATTATGCTAGACCTGACAGCTTTAACTGTGAATCTAGTGTCAGAAAACCCCCAGTGGCAGCCAACAACTTTGAAATCAGGACTGTCCTAATTCAAACGATTCAACAGTCTTGCATCTTCTCTAGAGACGCAAGTGAAGATCCACACGGTCATTTAATTGACTTTTTGAAACTTGTTGAAACAACTAAGTATAATGGAGTACCTCATGAAGCTATCAAGTTAAggctatttcctttttctttaaaagGAGATGCCAAGACTTGGTTGCGAAGTTTTCCACAAGGTTCCATTACCACATGGGACCAAATGACtcagaaatttttttaa